The Lycium barbarum isolate Lr01 chromosome 10, ASM1917538v2, whole genome shotgun sequence genome includes a region encoding these proteins:
- the LOC132615527 gene encoding pentatricopeptide repeat-containing protein At1g20230, producing the protein MNARQAQTLHLFDNTILTLITKTTTLSQTQQIHSHIIKTGHSSNSHITNKLLSLYTNYNSFTNAESLLNSLPNPNIFSFKPLIHSSSKSNLFNYTLLLFSRLLSVHILPDVHLLPSAIKACAGLSAFKIGKQVHGYGLTTGLALDSFVEASLVHLYVKCNDLGCARKVFDKMLEPDVVSWSALVSGYAKQGDVLNAIMVFDQAGMLGIDPNSVSWNGLIAGFNQSGRYKDAVLMFRRMNSEGFRSDGTSISSVLPAISDLEDIKMGVQVHCHVIKMGFECDDCIISALIDMYGKCRCTSEMSRVFEGAEEMDLGAFNALVAGLSRNGLVDEAFKMFKKVKCKVKELNVVSWTSMISSCSQHGKDLEALEIFREMQLARVKPNSVTISCLLPACGNIAALIHGKATHCFSLRNCFSDDVYVSSALIDMYANCGRIEFSRIIFDRMPVRNLVSWNAMTGGYAMHGKAKEAIEIFDLMQRSGQKPDYISFTSVLSACSQAGLTEQGQHYFDSMSRVHGLEARVEHYACMVSLLGRAGKLKEAYNMIFTMPIEPDGCVWGALLSSCRTHRNLSLGEIAANKLFELEPKNPGNYILLSNIYASNNRWNEVDKVRDMMKNMGLSKNPGCSWIEIKNKVHILLAGDELHPQMPQIMEKLRKLSMDMKNSGVSHDTEFVLQDVEEQDKELILCGHSEKLAVVLGILNTNPGTPLRVIKNLRICGDCHVFIKFISSFEGREIYVRDANRFHHFYEGVCSCGDYW; encoded by the coding sequence ATGAATGCAAGGCAAGCTCAAACTCTGCATTTATTTGATAACACCATTCTAACCCTCATTACAAAAACAACCACTCTTTCCCAAACACAACAAATTCACTCTCATATCATCAAAACTGGCCATTCCAGTAATTCCCATATCACCAACAAACTCCTTTCCCTTTACACCAACTACAATTCCTTTACAAATGCAGAATCTTTACTCAACTCACTTCCAAACCCAAATATCTTCTCTTTTAAACCCCTCATTCACTCTTCTTCAAAATCCAATCTTTTTAATTACACACTTCTTTTATTTTCAAGATTATTATCTGTACACATTTTACCTGATGTCCATTTACTTCCTAGTGCTATTAAAGCTTGTGCTGGATTATCAGCGTTTAAAATTGGGAAACAAGTACATGGTTATGGTTTAACAACTGGGTTAGCGTTAGATTCGTTTGTTGAAGCTTCTTTAGTTCATTTGTATGTGAAATGTAATGATTTGGGATGTGCACGtaaggtgtttgataaaatgcttgaaCCAGATGTGGTTTCTTGGAGTGCTTTGGTTTCTGGTTATGCGAAACAAGGGGATGTTTTAAATGCTATAATGGTGTTTGATCAAGCTGGGATGTTGGGTATTGACCCGAATTCTGTTTCGTGGAACGGGTTGATCGCGGGGTTTAATCAGAGTGGACGTTATAAAGACGCGGTTTTGATGTTTCGTAGGATGAATTCGGAAGGGTTTAGGAGTGACGGGACGAGTATTTCGAGTGTTCTTCCTGCAATAAGTGACTTGGAGGATATCAAGATGGGTGTTCAAGTTCATTGTCATGTGATTAAAATGGGGTTTGAATGTGATGATTGTATTATTAGCGCGTTAATTGATATGTATGGAAAGTGTAGGTGTACTTCGGAGATGTCACGAGTCTTTGAAGGAGCAGAGGAAATGGATTTGGGTGCTTTTAATGCTTTGGTAGCTGGGCTCTCGAGGAACGGTCTTGTTGATGAAGCTTTCAAAATGTTTAAAAAGGTTAAATGCAAAGTGAAGGAATTGAATGTGGTCTCGTGGACTTCGATGATTTCTTCCTGCTCGCAGCATGGGAAAGACCTTGAGGCGTTAGAGATTTTCAGAGAAATGCAATTGGCTAGGGTGAAGCCGAACTCTGTAACGATTTCTTGTTTGCTTCCCGCCTGTGGAAATATCGCAGCACTAATACATGGAAAGGCAACACATTGCTTCTCTTTGAGAAATTGTTTTTCAGATGATGTCTATGTCAGTAGTGCATTAATAGATATGTACGCCAATTGTGGAAGAATTGAGTTCTCTCGCATTATTTTTGACAGGATGCCAGTACGTAATTTGGTTAGTTGGAATGCAATGACTGGTGGATATGCAATGCACGGAAAGGCTAAGGAGGCTATTGAAATCTTTGACTTAATGCAAAGAAGTGGACAGAAACCTGATTATATTAGTTTCACGAGTGTATTATCTGCATGCAGCCAAGCAGGCCTTACAGAACAAGGGCAACATTACTTCGATTCTATGTCTAGAGTTCATGGACTTGAGGCCAGAGTGGAGCACTATGCTTGTATGGTGAGCCTTCTTGGTCGTGCGGGAAAGCTCAAAGAAGCCTATAACATGATTTTCACAATGCCAATTGAACCAGATGGATGTGTCTGGGGTGCTTTACTAAGTTCTTGTAGAACACATCGTAATTTGAGTTTGGGCGAGATTGCTGCTAATAAACTCTTTGAGCTAGAACCTAAGAATCCTGGAAACTACATTCTATTATCAAATATTTATGCTTCTAACAACAGATGGAATGAAGTAGACAAGGTGAGGGACATGATGAAAAATATGGGCTTGAGTAAAAATCCTGGATGTAGTTGGATTGAAATTAAAAACAAAGTGCACATACTATTAGCGGGAGATGAATTACATCCGCAAATGCCACAGATTATGGAAAAGTTGCGAAAATTGAGCATGGACATGAAGAATTCAGGTGTTTCACATGATACGGAATTTGTTTTGCAAGATGTTGAAGAACAGGACAAGGAGTTGATCTTGTGTGGACATAGTGAGAAGTTGGCGGTAGTTTTAGGAATTTTGAACACTAATCCAGGGACTCCTCTAAGAGTCATAAAGAACCTTAGAATTTGTGGGGACTGTCATGTCTTTATCAAATTTATCTCCAGCTTTGAAGGGAGAGAAATATATGTTAGAGACGCAAACCGTTTTCATCACTTCTATGAAGGTGTGTGCTCATGTGGAGATTATTGGTGA